From one Thunnus maccoyii chromosome 6, fThuMac1.1, whole genome shotgun sequence genomic stretch:
- the kcnj13 gene encoding inward rectifier potassium channel 13 → MTTKSNSSVLGGKASSSPLLSSPTRQRLVTKDGHCALRPPLCPTGSWRGASSRAWLLALQDMWGLLVGLRWRWVLLAFCASFLAHWLLFACLWYLLAHLNGDLAVQDHDAPPQGHVVCVKHITSFTAAFSFSLETQLTIGYGTMFPSGDCPSAIALLAVQMLLGLMLEAFITGAFVAKIARPQKRAGAIQFSPQAVVGQHQGQTCLMLRATNLLQRPLVDVKVSAVLYEEHEGQALHQTSLDFHLDHLGQQPCPFFIFPLTFYHPLDRRSPLYPALCEGISNHFELVVFLSALQEGTGDTCQKRTSYLRQEIQFDRRFVPALGLDARGRYMVSTQHFDTAHSKEPLDKDCVVQINGDGSDRME, encoded by the exons atgacaaccaaATCCAACAGCAGTGTTCTGGGTGGCAAggcttcctcctctcctctcctgtcttcACCAACCCGCCAGCGCCTGGTCACCAAAGACGGACACTGTGCCCTCCGTCCCCCACTCTGCCCTACAGGCTCATGGCGTGGGGCTTCGAGCCGAGCCTGGCTGCTGGCCCTGCAGGACATGTGGGGACTGTTGGTGGGACTGCGCTGGAGATGGGTCCTGTTGGCCTTCTGTGCCTCCTTCCTGGCCCACTGGCTGCTGTTTGCCTGCTTGTGGTACTTGCTGGCCCACCTCAACGGAGACCTGGCTGTGCAGGATCATGATGCTCCCCCACAGGGGCATGTGGTTTGTGTGAAGCACATTACCAGCTTCACTGCTGCCTTTTCCTTCTCCCTGGAGACACAGCTGACCATCGGCTATGGCACCATGTTCCCCAGTGGGGACTGTCCCAGTGCCATAGCACTGCTGGCTGTGCAGATGCTGCTGGGGCTCATGCTAGAGGCATTCATCACAG GTGCATTTGTAGCCAAGATTGCGCGTCCTCAGAAGCGAGCAGGAGCCATTCAGTTCAGTCCCCAGGCAGTGGTGGGCCAACACCAGGGCCAGACGTGCCTCATGCTACGAGCCACCAACCTGCTACAGCGGCCTCTGGTAGATGTGAAGGTGAGTGCTGTGCTCTATGAGGAACATGAAGGTCAGGCTCTGCACCAGACCTCTCTGGACTTCCACTTGGATCATCTGGGCCAACAGCCCTGTCCTTTCTTCATCTTCCCACTCACCTTTTACCACCCACTGGACCGCCGGAGCCCCCTCTACCCTGCCCTGTGTGAGGGCATATCCAACCACTTTGAGTTGGTGGTGTTTCTGTCGGCCTTGCAGGAGGGAACTGGTGACACCTGCCAGAAGAGGACCTCCTACCTGCGTCAAGAAATCCAGTTTGACCGTCGCTTTGTGCCGGCCTTGGGGCTGGATGCTCGGGGGAGGTACATGGTGAGCACCCAGCACTTTGATACGGCCCACTCAAAGGAGCCCTTGGACAAGGACTGTGTGGTGCAGATCAACGGTGATGGCAGTGACAGGATGGAGTAA